GATCGAGCTGGCGAGCGAGTTCGATACCCTGGTCATCGAGGACAACCCCTACCGCGAGATGCGTTTCCTGGGGAGCGCTCCGCCACCGATCACCACGCTCGATGCCGAGGGGCGCACGCTATACCTTTCCACATTCAGCAAGACGCTGGCGCCCGGTCTCCGGATTGGCTGGATGGCCGGCCCCCAGCCTCTCATCGCCCGCTGCGTGACCGTGAAGCAGGCGATGGATCTCTGCGGCCCGGCGCTGACGCAGGCGATCGCGGCCGTGCTGCTGGCCCGCGGGACGCTCCTGGAGCGGCTGTCCACGGTGGTGGGGCTCTACCACCGCAAGCGGGACGTGATGATTGATGCGCTGGCGCGCGAGATGCCCGAGGGCGTGTCCTGGACGCGACCGGAGGGAGGGTTGTTCCTCTGGGTGCGTCTCCCCGAAGGCATGGACGCGGGCGCGATGCTCAAGGTCGCACTCGAGGAAGAGGCCGTGGCCTACGTTCCCGGGCAGCCGTTCCACGCCGACGGGAGCGGCCAGAACACACTGCGTCTGAACTTCTCGTATCCGTCCGAGGCCCAGATCACCGAGGGCATCGCCCGCCTGGGCCGGATCGTGCGCCGCGGCATACACGCGTCTGTCCACACAGTCCACAGGATGGGAACAACAGTTTCGGATTGACGGCTATTGGGTCGCGTGCTAGCGTCGTTGGTGTCAGCGGTACGTGGCTGGTTGAGGTGGGAGGAGGTCTCCTTCGGGAGCTACCCGGCCTAACTCGGCAGCAGGCGGCCGCTGACGCTTTCTACGGGCCCTGGAGCTTTGCCACCGCATCCCTGCCGAGCAGCACCGTGATCCCACCTCCGGGCGCCAGCGGTTCCTGCCTGAAAGCGAATCCGCCCAGCGCAGAAGCCAGCGCGCGCGCGGTGCGGAGCCGGTCCGCGCGATCAATGACGGTCGTCACCTCTGCCTGCCCCTCCGCTGCGCGCACCGTGACCATCTTGAAGCCGAGATCCCTGATTCGGGCCGCCGCCTGCTGGCCCAGGCCCGGGACGCCGCTGGCATTCCGCACCTCAACCGGCAGCGCCTTCAGATCCTCTTCGGCCAGGCCGTAGAAGAAGTCCGCGACCACCGCGCGCATCCTGACCGGATCGGGCTCCCAGTACAGGGGCGCGAAGTTGCCGGGTAGCGTTTCCACGCGCAGCGGCGTCCCGCGCGCGCGCACCGCGAACACGCCCAGGGTCATTAGTTCGGCCCGGGTCAAGTCGGTCTGCGCGTTGCGGGCGAAGGCACCCAGGAGTCGCGGGCCGGCCAGGAGCGTGGAGGGCTGCCTGAGCTGCCGGACCAGCGTCATGATCACCTGGTGCTGGCGGTTCACCCGGCCGATGTCGCCAAGGGCGTCGTGGCGGAAGCGGATGTAGCCCGCGACCTGATCACCGTTCAGCCGCTGCCGTCCCTTCTTCAAGTCCACGGTGAACCCGGCCCAGGTATCTGTGTACCGCATGTCCTTCTCGACGTCTATCTCGATGCCGCCGACCGCGTCCACCAGGCGCGCAAACGACTCGGGCCCCAGCTTGATATGGTAGTCCACCCTGACTCCCAGCAGACGTTCCACGGTCTTGACCGTCAGGCGCGGGCCGCCGTAGGCGTAAGAGGCGTTGATCTTGGTGACGCCGTGGCGCGGGATCTCCGCCCGTGTATCGCGCGGTATGGAGAGCGCGGTGATCCGCTCGCCGTCCGGGTCGAACGAGAGCAAGATGAGGGTGTCCGCCCGTGCGAAGTTCAACACCTGGCGGCGGTTGTCCAGGGTCACGTCAATGCCTATCAGGAGGACGTTCACCCGGCCGGTCAGGCGGAGCGGCCAGCCGAAGGCCTCGACGTTGCACCGCCCCACGACGGCCTCGCCCGTGCCTATGGTCACCTGGCTCAGCACGTACAGGTAGATTCCCAGCGCAAACCCGCCGGCCACCAGCACGGCGGCCGGGACGGCCCACAGGGCCACGCGCCACCAGGGCCTGCGCGGAGGCGGCGGAGGTGCCGCGGGACGCTCGGCATCCGCCGTCTCGGCGCCATGCGCGAGGTCTGGGTTGTCTGGGAGTTGCTCGGCCACGGGGCTATCTTACGGGAACCGACCGGCCCGCGCAATGAATGCCGCCTCCCACGGAGGACTTGCGGCCCCCGGTACCTAACTGTTATGTGCCGCGGAGCCGCACGGGGGGGCCGATGTTGTGAAGGAACTGCGCCTCAATGCCTACGCCAAAGTCAACCTGGCCCTGGATGTACTGCAGCGACGAGAGGACGGTTATCACGAGATCGAGACTGTCCTCCACACGATCGCGCTGCACGACTCGATCACGCTGCGCGAGTCGGGCGAGGGGATCCTCGTCACCACCGACGACCCTTCGATCCCAACGGACGCAAGCAGCCTGCTGTACCGGACGGCCGCGCTGTTGAGGGAGAAGTACGGCGTGGCGCGGCCGGTGGAGATCGAGGTGCGCAAACGCATTCCCGTGGCGGCGGGCCTGGGTGGAGGCAGCGCCGATGCTGCGATGACGCTGATCGGGCTGGCCCAGATGTGGAAGCTGCGGCTCGACCGCCGCGAGCTCTACGCGCTGGCAGCGCGGCTCGGCTCGGACGTGCCCTTCTTCCTGGGCGGCGGCGCAGCCGTTGCCCGGGGCAGGGGCGAACGGGTCCAGCCGCTCGCGCCGCTGCCGGCCACCTGGGTGGTGCTGGCCAGGCCCAGATTCCCGGTGCTGACCGAGTGGGCCTACGGGCGCATACGGCCCACAGAGATCACCGTTCGCCCAAACATCCCTCTGCTCTTGGACGCGGTGGCCCGGCGAGATCTGCCCGCGGTAGGGCGCCTGGTGGGGAACGTGTTCGAGGAGGTTGTGGCCCGCCACCATCCCATCGTTGCCGATCTGAAGGCGCAGATCCTGCGTGGTGAGGCCTATGGCGCCGCCATGAGCGGCACAGGCCCCACCGTCTACGGGTTGATGGCCAACGAGGCCGCGGCCAGGCACCTCGCCGAGGACCTTGGCGCTGGGGACAAGGTGGACATCATCGTGACGCGGACCTTCTCGGAGGAGCGCTAGTGCCTTCGGCGGTCGTGCTGGCCGGGGGAGGGCCGGAGCCGCATCTGGCCCCGGGCCTTCCGAACAAGGCGTTCCTCCAGATCGGCGGCCTGGCGCTGGTGGAGCGCGTTGTCACCGCCCTGCGGGGCATCCCCAGCATAGGAAGGATCGTGGCCGTCGGGCCACCCGGGCCGCTGGCGGCCCTTCTGGGATCTTCGGTCGAGATCGTCCCGGATCAGGGCAAGATGATGGACAACATCGTCGCGGGCGTGGCCCGGCTTCGGGATGGAGATCGCGTGCTGGCGGTGGCATCGGATCTGCCGCTGATCACGCCGGAAGCAGTGGAGCGCTTCTTGGGGCTTTGCACAGGAGACGCCGACATCTACTACGCGGTCGTGCCACAGTCCGCGATCGAGGGCCGTTTCCCCACCGCCCGCAAGACCTACGTCAAGCTCACCGACGGGACGTTTTGCGGAGGCAGCATCGTGCTCCTCGCGCCCGAGGCGCTGGAGCGGGTACGGCCGCTGATCGAGCAGGCAATCGCCGCCCGAAAGAAACCATGGCTGCTGGCCCAACTCTTTGGATTGGCGACGGTGATGCGGTTTGCCTCGGGCCGGCTCTCGATCGCCGATCTGGAGGCGCGGGCGTACGCGATCAGCGGGCTTAGCGGCCGCGCGGTGGTGCTCGACGGTCCTGAGATGGCGCTCGACGTGGACGCCGGACGGCCCGAGAACCTGGCCGCGATACGCGCGGCCCTGGAGCCACCTCCGGAGCCGTAGCCGAGGATGCCGCGCCGGAGGGACGCCAGGGCTCGTTCAGACGGGGAGCGGTCCGGCCGGCGGCTTCGTCGCGGCGAGCGCATGGTGGTGCTCGCCCAGAATCTCATGCAGTCCCCGGACCGGCTGCACTCGCTGGCCGGCTTCGCTGATCTGCTGGGCGCGGCCAAGTCCACGATAAGCGAGGACCTGGCCCTGCTGAAGGCCGCCTGCGAGCGGTTCGGTCTGGGGCGGATCGTCACAGTGCCCGGCGCCTCAGGCGGAGTCCGCTTCCGGCCGCACCGCACCTCTGCGCAGATCCGGCGCCTGGTCGAGGATCTTGTCGGGCGGCTCAGGGAGCCCGGACGGGTACTCCCCGGCGGGTTCTTGCAGATGACCGATCTCATCTTTACGCCGTCCGTGGCCGCGGAGATGGGCGAGGTATTCGCGACCCTGTTCTGGGACGCGCGCCCCGACTGCGTTCTGACCATGGAGGTCATGGGAATACCGCTGGCGCTGATGACCGCCCGCGCGTTCAACGTGCCGATGGTAACGATCCGCAGGGAAGGCAGGATCACCGAGGGCCCCTCGGTCAGCGTCAACTACCTGTCGGGATCCTCCCAGATCGTGCAGACGATGACGCTGCCGCTCCGGGCCATCCCGCAGCGCGCGCGCGTACTGTTCATTGACGACTTCCTGCGCGGAGGAGGCACTGCCCGCGGCGTGCACGACCTGATGCGCGAGTTCCAGGCTGAAGTGGTGGGCATTGGGGTATTTGTTGAAACAGAGAGGCCCGCCGACAAGATGCTGGATCGCTACCTTGCCCTGATTACCTATCGCGGCGTGGGGGCGAGCGGTGAGGCCCTGGTTGGTCCCAGCCGGTGGATCGCGGCATTGTAGGACGGTCGGGACTGGCCGCGGGGAGCGGCGCGGTGACGTTGGAGGAAATCAGGGAGGAGCTGGCGTTCTTCGATCCCGGTGTGATCCGGCTCAACCCGCCGGCAGACTTGCGCGCGATTGACCGGGCCCAGCTCGAGTTGAGAGTCAGGTTCCCGCCCTCGCTGCTGGCCGTGCTGGCGGTCTCAAACGGCGGTTTCATCGTGGGCGAGCCCGTGCTGGGCGTCCCGCCTATCCAGTCGGCACTCGACATGGTGCATGCCACCCGGCAGGCCCGGGTCCACTGGGGGCCCATCTTCTGGCCGGACGGCTGGGTCGAGATCGGCAGCGACGGCTGCGGCAATCAGTATGTGCTGTTGCTGGACCGCGAGGGCTTGGGGTGCGAGTCCCCTGTGGTTTGTCACGCAAGACGTGAAGTGGCATTATCGGGCTGACGGGAGTCCGCGCGCGCGGCAGGAAGTTGACTGGACGGACAGGAAGGTGATCGTGCACTCGGGAGCGCTGTCGCCGTGGCGCTCCAACGAGGCGTGGACGCTGGCCCACGACCCGGCCCTGATCAGGTGGCGGTGAGCCCACTCCGCCCGCATGGAGGATGAGATGAGATCAATCACACACCCACGACTCGGAGCACTCGCCGCCACTGCTGTGGCCGTCATGGTGCTCGCGGCGCCGGTCCTTCCGGCGGCGGCGCAGGCGCCCAGGCCGGTGACGCTGGTCGAGGCGCTGACGCTGGCCGCACAGAAGAACCACGGACTGCGGGTTGCGGCGGTCGAGGTGAAGATCGCCCGCGCGCAACTGGCGCAGGCAGAGGCGGCGAAATCGGGCCAGCTCACACTGTCCGCATCGTATACGCGCGTCAACGAGCGGGAAGGCGGGACGATGGTCATCCCGCCCGGGACGATTCCCGGAATCATTGTCCCGATTGTCATAACGCTGCCGGCCCCGGATCCCAACGTGTACTCCGCGGCCCTCACCTACCAGGTCCCGCTGTACAGCGGCGGTCGGATCGAGTCCCAGATCGCCCTGGCGCAGGCGAACCTGCGCGGATCGGAGGCGGCGCTGGAACGCGCCAAACAACAGCTCATACTCGACGTCAAGCAGGCGTACTTCCAAGTGCTACTGGCCCAGGCCGGCATTGAGGTGGCCTCGCGCGCGGTGACCGCCGCCGATGAGAACCTGCGCGTGGCCCGGGCGCGCGTGGCCGCGGGCGTCTCGCCCCGCTTCGACGAGGTGCAGGCAGAGGTGAGCCTGGCGAACGCCAGGCAGGGACAGATTCGCTCCCGGAACTCCCTGGCGCTGGCGCAGCACGGTCTGAACGCGCTGATGGTCCTGCCACTGGATACGGTACTGCAACCGCGCGAGACGATGACCGTCGTTCCGCTCCGCGGCGACCCCGTGGCCCTGCTGCGCCGCGCGCTCGAGGCCCGCCCCGAGCTGATCGAGCACCGCGCCCGTATTGACGTGGCACTGGCCGCGATCGAGATCGCGCGCGCGGGAGGGCGCCCTTTTGTGGCGCTTTCCGGCGGCCCGAGCTACGGAAACCCTGGCGGGTCTTCGGTGACGGCGAGCGGCTGGGCGGTCACCCTCTCGGCCACGGTGTCGCTGTTCGATGGCGGCCTAACCGCGCAGCGCGTGCGCGAGGCAGAGGCCAGGGTCGAGCAGCTGCGCGAGGCAGAGGCGCAGATCCGGCAGGGGATAGAGCTGGAAGTACGGCGCGCGCTGCTCAGCTTCTCCTCTGCGGCCGAGGAGCTGGCCGCCGCGGACAAGGCGGTCGAGATGGCCCAGGAAGGGCTACGCATTGCCAACGTCCGTTTCGCCGCCGGCGTCTCCACCAACCTGGAGGTGGTCACCGCGCAGGCCTCACTGTCGCAGGCAGAGGGCAACCGGATCCAGGCGCTCTTCAACGTGAACCTGTCGCGCGCGCAGCTCGAGCGCGCGGTCGGGGGCGCGGTGGAGTAAGATGGCGACGCTTCGGGATAGGCGGTGCTGTGGAGTAGGACGATGACGCTCCGGTGTCGGCGGCGCGGTGGATCCGGATGATGACCCTACACGGGCGGCGGGTCCCCCTCGTTCCCCTGGTGCTGGTGGCCGCGCTGGCAGCCTACGGCGCGGCGCAATACCTGGCAGGCCGCAACGCGGTCAACGGTGCGATCATCGAGGGCTCCGGCACCATAGAGGCCACGCAGGTTCACATCGCCGCCAAAACCCCGGGGCGCGTCCTGGAGGTGCTGGTCGGCTCAGGTGACGAGGTAGCCGCCGGGGCTGTGCTGGTCCGCTTCGACAGGCAGGAGGTGGATGCCCAGGTCGCTCAGGCCGAGGCGGCCGTGTCCGCGGCCCGGGCGCGCCTCTCACAGGCCGAGGTGGCGCTGCGCGCGCAGCGCCAGCAGTCCCCGGCCACAATAGACCAGGCCGAGGCAGCGCAGAACGCTGCTCAGGCCCGGGTTCCCCAGGCCAGGGAGGTCGTGGAGCTTCAGCAGGCACAGTCCGAGCAGCAGATCGCGCAGGCTAAGGCCGCCGTAGCTCAGGCCGAGGCGTCGCTGGCCGCGGCCGCGGCCGGCCGCGGGGCTGTGCGGGCAAACCTACGGAAGGCCGAGGCGGACCTTACTCGCGCCGCGGCGTTGTTCCGGGAGGGCGCGGTGGCCGCCCAGGCAGTGGATGCCGCGCGGGCCGCGGTGGACGTGCTGGCGGCACAGGAGGCCGCGGCCGCGGCCCAGGAGGTTGCCGCGCGCCGGCAGGTCGAACAGGCGCGCGCAGCGCTGGAGCTGGCGCAGGCCGGAGCCCGACAGACATCCATCCGGCGGCAGGACGTGGCCGTGGCCCAGGCCCAAGAGGCCCAGGCTCAGGCGGCCTACGCCGGCGCCAAGACCGCCAAGGATCTGGTCGCGCAGCGCGAAGCGGAAGTCGCGGTCGCCCGCGCCGCGCTGGCGCAGGCCGAGGCCTTGCTGCGCTACGCGCAGTCCGTGCGGGCCAACCTGATCCTGACGTCCCCGATCAGTGGCTTGGTGCTCTCCCGAAGCGTCGAGCCGGGCGAGATCGTCGGAGCCGGAGTACCGGTTCTCACCGTGGCCGATCTGCGCGCCGTGTGGCTCCGCGTCTACGTGCCCGAGGCCCGCCTGGGCAGGCTGCGTGTGGGGCAGCGCGGCGAGGTGTTCGTGGATGCGTTTCCAAGCCGGGCTTTTGCCGGCCGGGTGTCCGAGATCGCAAGCCAGGCCGAGTTCACCCCCCGCAACGTGGCGACCCAACAGGAGCGCGCCAAGCTGGTGTTCGCGGTGCGCCTGACACTGGAGAACCCCGACGGCCTGCTCAAGCCCGGTATGCCGGCCGACGCGAGGATTCAGTCAGGCACATCGCCGTGACCGGCGCGGCAGGTGCGGGCGCGGCAGGGACCGCCGTGAGGCATGCGCGCGTCACCTGACGCGGCCATCGCCACCGAGGGCCTTAGCAGGTCGTTCGGCCCGGTCACCGCCGTTGACCGGATCTCCTTCAGCGTGGCGCCCGGCGAGGTATTCGGCCTCATCGGTCCGGACGGCGCCGGCAAGACCACCCTGCTGCGCCTGCTGGCCGGGATCCTCGACCCCTCAGAAGGCAGTGCCACGGTCGCGGGCGCCGATGTCCGCACGCAGCCCGAACTGCTCCGCCAGCGCATAGGCTACATGCCCCAGACGTTCGCGCTCTACCGCGACCTGACAGTGGGCGAGAACCTGCATTTCTTTGCCGAGGCCTACCAGGTGCCACGCGGCGAGATCGCTTCACGCACCGAGCGACTTCTGGATTTCAGCCGGCTCGGGCCGTTCGCGCGCACGCTGGCCGAGCACCTCTCGGGCGGGATGCGCCAGAAGCTTGCGCTGGCGTGCACGTTGATACACGAGCCCCGCCTGCTGCTGCTCGATGAGCCCACGACCGGCGTGGACCCGGTCTCCCGGCGCGAGTTCTGGAGCATCCTGTACGACCTCAACCGTCGGGGCACCACGGTGCTGGTGGCGACGCCCTACATGGACGAGGCGGACCGCTGCTCGCGCATTGGCTTCATGTACGGGGGACGGCTGCTGTCGGTGGCGCCTCCTGAAGGCATGAAGGCGCGGATGCAGGGCGAGGTCCTGGAGATCGTGGCCGAGCCACGCCGGCGCGCGCTGGCGGTCGCGCTCGGTGTCGAGGCGGTGCGCACAGGCAGCATCTTCGGAGACACCCTGCACCTGACCGTGCGCGACGCCGCCGCGGCCGAACCCCAGGTGCGTGCCGCCTTCGACCGGGCGGGCATCCCGTTGCGGTTGCTGCGCGTGGCCCCCGCATCCCTGGAGGATGTGTTCATCTCGCTCATGAGTCAGGCAGGCCGGTAGGATGGCCCCCGAAGCCGCGGTGGTGGCGCGCGGGCTGACCAAGCGGTTCGGCGACATGATCGCCGTGAACGGGATCAACCTCGAGATCCACCGCGGTGAGGTCTACGGCTTCCTGGGTCCCAACGGCGCAGGAAAGACCACCACAATCCGCATGCTCTGCGGCATCATGGATCCCACGGCCGGAGAGGCGCGGGTACTCGGGTTCGACGTGCGCAGCCAACGCGAGGCGCTGAAGGCGCGCATCGGCTACATGAGCCAGCGGGCCAGTCTCTACGCCGACCTTACCGTTGTCGAGCAACTGCGTTTCTATGCCAGGATCTACGGGCTCGACACCAGCGCGGCACATGAGAAGGTCGGCTCATGGATCGAGTCGTCCGGCCTGGCCGGACGCGACCGCGACCTGGTCTCCACGCTCTCGGGAGGATGGCGGCAGCGTCTTGCCCTGGGCTGCGCGGTGATGCACCACCCAGACCTGCTGCTGCTGGACGAGCCCACCTCGGGCGTGGATCCGCTGTCGCGCCGGCAGTTCTGGGACCTGATCTACCGATTTGCCGATGAGGGCACGACCGTTATGGTTACCACCCACTACATGGATGAGGCCGAGCACTGCGACCGGCTGGCTTTCATCTACGGCGGCCGGATCGTCGCCGAGGGCGCGCCCGAGGAGATCAAACGCCGGCACATGCCGGGTTTGCTGATACGGGTGGTCTGCCGGGAGTGGATGCGCGCGTTCGACTTCCTCCGCCTCTCACCGCGCGTGCGGAGCGCGGCGCTGTACGGCACCGCGATCCACGTTCTGGTGTCGCGGGCGGAGGGGGCGGGAGAGGCGCAGGGAGCCGCGCAGGCGCAGGCGGTAGATGCGCTGGCCCGCGACCTCGCCGACGCGGGCATCCAGGTGGACGCGATCGCGCCGATTGCTCCCTCGCTGGAGGACATATTCGTGAGCCTGACCGGCGATGCCTCGGGAGGTGGGCCAGATGGGTAGGCGCCTGGGCGCAATCATCGTCAAGGAGTTTATCCAGCTCGTGCGCGACCCGCGCACGCTGGCGATGGCACTCCTGATGCCTGTGATCCAGTTGCTGCTGTTCGGGTATGCGATCGCCACAGATGTGGAGCGTCTTCCGACAGTTGTCGTTGACCACTCCAGGACGCAGGAGAGCCGCGCGCTCGTGGAGCGATTCGAGGCCAGCCGGTACTTCCTGGTGAACTACCGGGACGACAGCCTGCGCTCTGCCGAGGACCTGGTCCAGCGCGGCAAGGCCCGGGTGATCATCGCGGTCCCGCCGGACTACGCCGACCGGCTGCGCCGCGGCGTCACCGCCCGCGTGGCGGTGATCGTGGACGCCTCCGACCCCCTGGTGGCCCGCACCGCCCTGTCCACGGCCGAGGCCATCGGCCAGGTGACGTCACTGGAGATCGTCGGCCGCATGCTCGGGGGCACCGGCGCGCGCGTGCCCGTGGAGGTGCGCACGCAGGCTTGGTACAACCCCGACCTGCGCAGCGCCAACTTCATGGTGCCCGGGCTGCTGGCGGTGATTCTACAGTTGATCACGACGCTCCTGACCGCGATCGCAATCGTGCGCGAGCGGGAGCTGGGGACTATCGAGCAGCTCGTGGTCACGCCGATCCGCAAGGGCGAGCTGATGCTGGGGAAGATACTGCCCTACGTGATCCTGGGCTACGTTGACATCACGCTGGCCCTGCTGGTGGCGGCCTACTGGTTTGAGGTGCCCATACGCGGCAGTCTGCTGCTGCTCTATTCGGTCACGGTCTTCTTCTACTTCTCGACGCTAGGGCTTGGGATACTGGTGTCCACCATTTCACGCACCCAGCGCCAGGCGATGCAGGGCGTGTTCTTCATCTTCTTGCCCTCTATTTTGATCTCGGGCTTCATGTTCCCGCGCGAGGGGATGCCGGTCTTCATCCAGTGGCTCGGCTACGGGCTGCCGATCACATACTTCCTGGTGATCGTGCGGGGGATCATCCTCAAAGGGGTGGGCCTCGTGGCCCTTTGGGATCAGATCGTGCCGATGGCGCTGCTGGGCGCGGCGTTCTTCGCTGTGAGCGTGGCGAGGTTCCAGAAGAAGCTGGAGTAGGGGGGCGTGCGGGGCGATTGACACAACTGGGGATGAGGGTTACCATCAAGGATGGCGACGCGGGGTGGAGCAGTCCGGTAGCTCGTCGGGCTCATAACCCGAAGGTCGCAGGTTCAAATCCTGCCCCCGCTACCAAGTTCAAACGCAGATAGGGCGCGGGTTTCGACTCGCGCCCTGTCTGCTTCCCCAACGCGCCGAAGAGCCAGTCTGCTGCCGGTCGTTGCCGGGCACACGCACCTCCCGCCTGGATGTCGCCGCACTCTCCCCGAGATTCGCGCTTGACAGGAGGTCTGTTGAGCGCGAGTGAATCTTTCTGGAAGGTACATCGGTCTTCCCGGCTGAGCACGGCGATGCCTGTGCCGCGCCAAGATCAAGAGAGACGGCCAGGGGCCGCTGGCCGGACGGGACGGCCTGGCGGAACTTAAGGGAGTTGGGGTATGACAGTATGGGAGAGCCCAGGGAGCGCCCCTGGGACACCCTCGACGCCATCGAGCGATGCTGCGGCCGCGACAAGGCGGCTTTTTGTCCGGAGCAGTTGAGAAAGGGCTGAGTCGTGCCGAAGCTGGGGGAGGCCCGCATGACCAATAGCACCGGCGCCACCGTCGGCTATGAAGCCCAACTCTGGCGCATGGCCGACGCCCTTCGGTTATCCTGTGAACGAGGGGGCATGGTCCCGCAAGTCGAACGACGCCGGGCCGATCCAGAAGTGCTGTGCCGCCGTCTCGGAGTGCGCCGGCTGGACCTCCTCAGTCCGGGCTGTGCCGAGCGTGACTTCGGGCGGCTTGAGACCAACAAGTGCTTCCACATGGCCCTGGCGCCAGGGAGTTGAGCGATGGCGAAGATCACCTTGGACAGAGAAAAGATCGCCGCCTTCTGTCGGCAACACCACGTCCGACGGCTGGCACTGTTCGGATCCGCACTGCGTGAGGATTTCGGGCCCGAAAGTGACATCGATGTGCTAGTGGAGTTTGAACCGGGCCACACCCCCGGGCTCCTCGGCATCGCCCGGCTGGAAAGGGAGCTGTCAGCCACCCTTGGTGGGCGCAAGGTCGATCTGCGCACACCTGAGGATCTCAGCCGGTATTTCCGGGAGGATGTCCTCAAGGAGGCGCAGGTGCAGTATGCGGAAAGATGATGTCGTGCACCTCCAGCATATGCTCGATGCAGGACGCGAAGCGCTTGGGTTCGCGCGCAGCCGCTGCCGATCTGACCTGGATGGCGACCGGATGCTGGTCCTGGCCCTCGTCAAGGACGTAGAGATCATCGGCCTGGACGTTCTCTGGCAAACGGTCCAGCAGGATCTGGCACCGTTGGTAACCGCGTTGGAAGAGGCCTTGAAGATGAGGTGAAGGCTGTGTCCCGAACGACGAGGAATCCGAGGCAGACCGCTACGGGCGCCACCGTCGGCTACGAAGCCCAGCTCTGGCGCGCCGAACGTGCGCAAGGCGCCGACCCCGAGGACCCCGACGAGTACCGTGCCGCCGGCGTCTTCTGGGTCCCGCCCGAGGCCCGCTGGGCGCGCCTCCAGGCCCGCGCCCGGCAGCCCACGATCGGGCAGGTCGTGGACGAGGCGATGGAGGCCGTCGAGCGCGACAACCCCTCGCTCAAAGGCGTCCTCCCCAAGGACTAC
Above is a genomic segment from Armatimonadota bacterium containing:
- a CDS encoding TolC family protein, with the translated sequence MEDEMRSITHPRLGALAATAVAVMVLAAPVLPAAAQAPRPVTLVEALTLAAQKNHGLRVAAVEVKIARAQLAQAEAAKSGQLTLSASYTRVNEREGGTMVIPPGTIPGIIVPIVITLPAPDPNVYSAALTYQVPLYSGGRIESQIALAQANLRGSEAALERAKQQLILDVKQAYFQVLLAQAGIEVASRAVTAADENLRVARARVAAGVSPRFDEVQAEVSLANARQGQIRSRNSLALAQHGLNALMVLPLDTVLQPRETMTVVPLRGDPVALLRRALEARPELIEHRARIDVALAAIEIARAGGRPFVALSGGPSYGNPGGSSVTASGWAVTLSATVSLFDGGLTAQRVREAEARVEQLREAEAQIRQGIELEVRRALLSFSSAAEELAAADKAVEMAQEGLRIANVRFAAGVSTNLEVVTAQASLSQAEGNRIQALFNVNLSRAQLERAVGGAVE
- a CDS encoding PLP-dependent aminotransferase family protein; the protein is MLDYESFLSTLARRTERSVIRELLKLTRPGNVISFAGGLPDPATFPIADLQEVTREVLATGGRTALQYATTEGDPALREELVRWMAKDGIKAGRDDVLITTGSQQALDIVGRVLLDPGDVIVVELPTYLGGLQAFRNYGVEMIGVQQDDDGIDVDALHGVLVRLRKEGRRPKFLYAVPDFQNPSGITWSRGRRERLIELASEFDTLVIEDNPYREMRFLGSAPPPITTLDAEGRTLYLSTFSKTLAPGLRIGWMAGPQPLIARCVTVKQAMDLCGPALTQAIAAVLLARGTLLERLSTVVGLYHRKRDVMIDALAREMPEGVSWTRPEGGLFLWVRLPEGMDAGAMLKVALEEEAVAYVPGQPFHADGSGQNTLRLNFSYPSEAQITEGIARLGRIVRRGIHASVHTVHRMGTTVSD
- a CDS encoding HlyD family efflux transporter periplasmic adaptor subunit, encoding MMTLHGRRVPLVPLVLVAALAAYGAAQYLAGRNAVNGAIIEGSGTIEATQVHIAAKTPGRVLEVLVGSGDEVAAGAVLVRFDRQEVDAQVAQAEAAVSAARARLSQAEVALRAQRQQSPATIDQAEAAQNAAQARVPQAREVVELQQAQSEQQIAQAKAAVAQAEASLAAAAAGRGAVRANLRKAEADLTRAAALFREGAVAAQAVDAARAAVDVLAAQEAAAAAQEVAARRQVEQARAALELAQAGARQTSIRRQDVAVAQAQEAQAQAAYAGAKTAKDLVAQREAEVAVARAALAQAEALLRYAQSVRANLILTSPISGLVLSRSVEPGEIVGAGVPVLTVADLRAVWLRVYVPEARLGRLRVGQRGEVFVDAFPSRAFAGRVSEIASQAEFTPRNVATQQERAKLVFAVRLTLENPDGLLKPGMPADARIQSGTSP
- a CDS encoding 4-(cytidine 5'-diphospho)-2-C-methyl-D-erythritol kinase, producing MLCAAEPHGGADVVKELRLNAYAKVNLALDVLQRREDGYHEIETVLHTIALHDSITLRESGEGILVTTDDPSIPTDASSLLYRTAALLREKYGVARPVEIEVRKRIPVAAGLGGGSADAAMTLIGLAQMWKLRLDRRELYALAARLGSDVPFFLGGGAAVARGRGERVQPLAPLPATWVVLARPRFPVLTEWAYGRIRPTEITVRPNIPLLLDAVARRDLPAVGRLVGNVFEEVVARHHPIVADLKAQILRGEAYGAAMSGTGPTVYGLMANEAAARHLAEDLGAGDKVDIIVTRTFSEER
- a CDS encoding SMI1/KNR4 family protein, with the translated sequence MDRGIVGRSGLAAGSGAVTLEEIREELAFFDPGVIRLNPPADLRAIDRAQLELRVRFPPSLLAVLAVSNGGFIVGEPVLGVPPIQSALDMVHATRQARVHWGPIFWPDGWVEIGSDGCGNQYVLLLDREGLGCESPVVCHARREVALSG
- the purR gene encoding pur operon repressor, which translates into the protein MPRRRDARARSDGERSGRRLRRGERMVVLAQNLMQSPDRLHSLAGFADLLGAAKSTISEDLALLKAACERFGLGRIVTVPGASGGVRFRPHRTSAQIRRLVEDLVGRLREPGRVLPGGFLQMTDLIFTPSVAAEMGEVFATLFWDARPDCVLTMEVMGIPLALMTARAFNVPMVTIRREGRITEGPSVSVNYLSGSSQIVQTMTLPLRAIPQRARVLFIDDFLRGGGTARGVHDLMREFQAEVVGIGVFVETERPADKMLDRYLALITYRGVGASGEALVGPSRWIAAL
- a CDS encoding LytR family transcriptional regulator, which translates into the protein MAEQLPDNPDLAHGAETADAERPAAPPPPPRRPWWRVALWAVPAAVLVAGGFALGIYLYVLSQVTIGTGEAVVGRCNVEAFGWPLRLTGRVNVLLIGIDVTLDNRRQVLNFARADTLILLSFDPDGERITALSIPRDTRAEIPRHGVTKINASYAYGGPRLTVKTVERLLGVRVDYHIKLGPESFARLVDAVGGIEIDVEKDMRYTDTWAGFTVDLKKGRQRLNGDQVAGYIRFRHDALGDIGRVNRQHQVIMTLVRQLRQPSTLLAGPRLLGAFARNAQTDLTRAELMTLGVFAVRARGTPLRVETLPGNFAPLYWEPDPVRMRAVVADFFYGLAEEDLKALPVEVRNASGVPGLGQQAAARIRDLGFKMVTVRAAEGQAEVTTVIDRADRLRTARALASALGGFAFRQEPLAPGGGITVLLGRDAVAKLQGP